ATCCGCTACATACTAGCATTTCTaagcaaaaacatttttctgtGAGACATCATATGTGAACGCCATTTtctcatataatgtaagatttcactacaagaatcaatatatccgcacatcacACTACGGCAGTCTTGCAGtttttcctattaacgttttagctatcatcaaaagcgttccccattgtttttttttggcagtcttaactgtttgatATAATCGATggaaacacattaaaagaaagactttctcacatatcagaagaatggaccattacattGAATATTCCCATAACAGTATGctataattttcaaaaattttctccGAGAATGTTTACCATGTGGACTTCCTACGGCCCAGGCAGCGTCATCCTCTAGAATGTGCTTTTTGCTGTAGTATGGTGAGACATGTGCACCACTATGGACATTGGAGGCATGGTGTTTTCATCGAACCACTTTAAGCATGGCCTACTTTCATTGAAACCAAATGACACGCGTGGTTTGAAAGGACAGCTCTTTATTTAAGCGCAAGTCTCGCTTCAGTGAAATGCTTGCTCCATTACGCAGAGGGCACGCGCGCTTGTGCTGCTGATCAAAGTGAATTGGGAAATGCGACAATGAAATTTACGACATGCGTGCGTGAGAATATAAAATTTGTGTTTTGAATGTGCACAAAATTTCTTTCAGTACTCGGTATATGTTTGTTCTTCCCATGATGCCGACCCCACCTTAAACTACAGGGGTGTGTCCAATCTTTTAGCGCGCTCATCAAAGTCAGTTTCATGTTTACTTCTAGAAATGAATTGCAAACTTCAATTTCAAATTCTGTTGCTGATGGCGCTCAATAACGTATGTGTTCAATTTATAAAAAGGCTTCCAGCTTTTAGACCTGTCACCTTCATTTCGAGATTAGTAACACATTCTCGTTGAGATTAGTGTCACAGCGTCACCTTTCTCGCTCTCATTTAAAATTTTGAAGAGTACAATATTTTGTGGTTTTTTTCTTCCAGAAGCCCGGAGCTTGCAGAACCCGCGGCTGCCCTTAATAAGTCTCATTTTCCTTATGCCCTGGGCAGCACCACTTGGTGCGGTTCGCAGGTTTCCTGGCATTCTTGCTCGGTTCGGAAGTTGTTGCCGTTCCCGCGACAGCCTCCGTAGACGAAGTGCTCGCAGGCCTGGCTGGTGGCGTTGTAGAAGAACCGGGACATGGCGGCCTCACATGGTCCGACGACCTTCGGCTCACTGCAGACTGCAGGCTGTGACACTGCGATGAAAGCGTTGTCATAGTTATTTGATTTGCAAATACAAATCTCATGTGATCAGTGTTTAAACCGATTTAACTGAATCAGCGTGAGTTTTTTTGTCTCTTCGCACAGTGGTAATCGATATGCTGTTAGGTTTAGGAAGTTGGGCTGGACAAGTGGCGAGGCTGGTCGGAACGCGCTGCTTGTGAACGAGCAGTTTGACTCACTTGACCTACGCGGAAAACCTGATGTGACCGTGCCTTTTAGTTGGTGTAACGGGTGTTGAAGTACGATGTGGGAGGTGTCCTTTAACTCTGGCTCTAACTCCAGCACAACTTTGTGCGCACGAGCGCGACGCACATTCAGCACATTCCAACTTTCCCTAATCGACGCAAGATGTCGAGTAAAACGGAAATCGCTTATCCTTTAGTGTAGGGTTTGTTCAAACCAGAAAGGTGAAAAGTTGGGATTGACATGAATTGCAGAGAGATTTATTTTGTACATAAATGATGTCGCCCATATTAGCCCCGGTCTTAAACTAGTCATATACGCGTATGATATGAGTATTTTTGTCGCATCACGTTGTAAAGCTCACTTAATAAAGGAAGCAAATAGTGTGCCAGAAAAACTTGTAACCTGGACTTGTGCCAACCATTTAAAtataaacactaaaaaaacaaaGGCGGTAATTTTTCATTCCAAGGGCAGACGCACTACTAATCGTAAAGCTATCACAAAAATATTCAAAAATATATTGTTCCATTTGTTAAAGTGCTCGGTGCATATTTTTCGCAGAACCTGCAATGTGACGATCATGTGAATAACTTATTGCAGAAGTTAAGCCGTCACCAGAATGCCTAACGACCAACGTTACTCACTTCCACAATCAGTCCAACTAATGATTTATAGTGCTTTATTTGTGCACTCCATTAATGCTATTTATTCTGGGGCACCACTACAGCGAAACATTTTAACAGGCTgttaaatatataaaaaattgtttaCATGTCAATGCAAATGTGAAATACACAGAACCGTCTGGCCCTCTTTTTAAACAACCTAACGTAATCAAATCACAGGATTTATATCACTACACATTGTCTGGCCAGTACTATATGAGTGCAAAACACTCGCAGTTTTCTTTCAAACATAGCTGGCTTATCACAAAATAATCTGGAGTATCCCACAAGAAGCACAGAACACTTTACAATTTTACCGTTAAAATGAGAAAGTTCTAAAATGTCGTACTAACTGCGGTAGACAAATGCTACAAAAAACGTTACTAAGGCTACTAAACGAATACAATCGGTTAGGCATTGATATTCTGAAATTAACTCTATCTGAGTTTAAGCAGCTATTCAGAACCAGATTTTACTCCCTGGACgatttttatttctgtgcataTGCTTGTGTTTAGAGCCTTCAGTGTTTTGTGTTACATTTGTGAATGATTACGCGCTAATAATTTGATCTTCGTTGTTATCACTAGGTTGTGATAATTGTTCTTTCACTATCTATTTGTGTCTTCTGCGGTCACTGTATTGTTGGGGCCCGGGGGCTTCTCAAGCCGTCGTAGAACGGCTTTTTCCTTGGCCTCCTGTACAATCTGGTGCATGAATAAAAAGCGTGAATAAATGAATTATGTTTCGCTGTCTGATGCAACGTTCTCCTGCGCAGTTTAATAAATCTCCTTTAGAGATCTAATGGTACAAAAAAAACATTGTGGCAACTTCAGTGCTAACGTGGAAAATAACTTCCCTGCTCAGGATCCCACCTACTAAACCGCTGGCATGCTTTTATGAAGTCATCCTTATCAATTCCACCCACTGATTTTTTTGcccactctttcttctttccgtgTAGCTTGATTCTCACATGCGCTAAAgaaaacgttattttttttaccgCAGTCTCGAAATTGGAGACCCTGTGTATTAGGATAACTATTATAGTAGAACTCTGAAGGTCCCATTCTGGGCTATGAGGGCCTACATCATTATCATCAAGATCAGCGTGACTACaaacactgcagggcaaaggcctctcccatgtctctccaattaaccctgtgctttgccagctgcgcccaccctatgcttcCGAACTtcctagtctcatccgcccacctaaccttctgccgccccctgctacgcttgccttctcttggaatgctctccgttacccttaaggaccagcggttatcttgccttcgcatcacatgccctgtccaagcccatttatttctcctgatttcgactaggatgtaattaaaccgcgttcgttccctcacccattctgcccgcttccggtctcttaacgttacacctatcattttcttttccatggctcgcttcgttgtccttaaactaagctgaaaccttttctttagcctccccgtttcagctccgtaggtgagtaccggcaagataaagctgttgtatatttttctcttgagggacaaaaagaatggtggggcagccagaaaaagaacagaaaccaataggcccctgcctgtggcactacgtataacaggctttctcttgagggacagtggtaaacttccattcatgatctcagagaagcTGTCGTATTCGGTGCACACCATTTTTAtcatctagttatttccctttagTGACCAAGATCAGAGATCACTTCCTGCCCCTAAGTATACGTATCCCCTTACCACTTCCATCACCTCGCTATCAATtgtcaactgctgttcccttgctggactgttgaatattgctttcattttctgcacattaattttcatacccaccgttctgctgtgcctgtctaactcattgatcattctTTGCAGTTAatatcctgagtgactcagcaaggcaatgtcatcagcgaatcgcagattattgaggcattctccattaactcttatttcCAACTcttctcaattcaggcctcgtaatacctcctgtaaacagacggtgaacagcattgacgagatcgtgtctccctgccttacGCCCTCTATTATTGGAATTTTTtgttgcttactttatggagggctatgatAGCTGTGGAGTTGCCATAGATATCTTGCAACATTTTCACAGGCTTTTCTACActctgattctgcaatgcctgcatgccTGCTGAGGTTTAaattgagtgaaatgctttctcgcaatctatAAAGGCTATATGGAggcgttggttatattctgcgcatttctctatcacctgtttACTAGTGGGAATATGGTCTATTGCGGAATATTATTTACGAAAGTCTGCGTCATACTTTGATTGATTCAAGTCTAAGGTTGGCCTGGTTCTATTAGTGATTACTATAGTAAATAACTTGTAGGAAACGCACAGTAAGGCAGCGCACAGTAGGCAACGTGGAGTAAGCGCACTCCGCAATGATAGCGTGAGATTATAgttcattgcttgaacattaaggtcgtcttcCCTGATACCTTATTTATTGAAAATTCGTCGCTTGTTAACAGAGCTGGGGTGGTTGAAGATAACCCGAATCGCTATCCTAAGGCAGATATGACGGAATAGAAAATTTAGAAATGACTAATGCGATTAATGTGACACGGTATGCCTGAGCATGCGGCACATCATGCATACGCGAACTCCACATTCCTTGTATTCTTTGCAGAACCCAGGCACCTGGTGCTGGGGACGCTGTCATCCTCCTCCCTTGACCGCTCTCTCCACTGTCCTACTTTTCTAACCACCTCCTTACGCACTATTCCTCGCCTGCGTTTGTTTACTACTCTTGACTCCACCGTTAGAGCTGTTCTGATTGGCTGCCGCGTTTCCTCCTCCTGTCTCCACTTCTGTGTTTGGTAGCCGCGTTTCCTCCTCTCTGCTATCTTGTCTCCTCTCCACATTTCCCTCAGCAGTGTCACTGAGCTCCGGACGGACAGATTCAGGGAATTGGGGGGTAGTAATTGTACGCATTGAAAACATGTTTTACGCCTACAGAACACCCGTAGTTTCTGTAACGAAGAAAAAATTATTCGGAGAAAGTAGGCTACTGCTTATACCTCTGCTACACGGGTATgttgaaatgacattcgagtcgaacggcattcgaaacttcgaatggcattcTGACTGGACGGATCCGCACGGTGCTACACGACTATTccaaaagcattcgaaagcttcagtatATTTCCGCCAAGCTACAGGGGCGCTGCCGCCGTcaaattttgttttaaacaaatataACAGCAACAATTAATTTCTATAGTTACAgtccgctataaaattgctactttTCCAAGTAATATGCCATTTCTAATAAATTTTAatatttattcattactaaacgCCACTGTTCTAACAGAGGCGCAAGCCCATAGCCCTGCCATTTATTGTGTGCGGTCTGTTGGCTACATTGGGCTCTATCGCCTGCGTGTGtcgcaaaaaacgaaaaagtgcaataCACTTCACTGAATAAAGAAAGCTCACTTAAAatgcacacacagacgcacagacgcacacgcgcacataataaagacaaaacacagcaaaatcaacaacactaagtgaaaaaactggcaccgggccaaaatggcagcctttctttcctacgatgGGTTCCATAGCATGCGGTAAATATTTGTTTGctaacaaaacttctggaaacgATCCATGTAGTttatataaatagtatttagaatttcatcgtttaacgaacgtatttgctcttcaaaacttatgctgccacctatggcgcgaagacgctgcggtagagagtagtcgcgcttgcgcctcTAAGGCATcccaaaatctcgaatgtctccacggagctccgtcgactcgaatgtcatgtgaaccgaatgccgttcgaaaacgtcgtgtagcagcgcaggtttggcagtcgagtcgaatgacattcgtttggaaggcattcgaaacgcccgtgtagcacaggtattagtcAGAACATTCAGCGAAAGCCGTCATTGGTCGCAAATCTAAAGTGGAGGCGGCGGCAGCTTAGCGCTCATGCTTCCTATACAGTCTGCATGATCATCTAAGTGATCTCGTTGGAGGATGTGCCGCTAGCTGCTTCTGCTGAGAAAAATTACCGCGTTCGTTGCATCCAATAAGAAAGCACTTCAGATGCGATATGAAAATTCTCAAATTCGTCACATGGAAAGAAATCAGTGCAAGCTGGagcacactccccccccccccccacccccctataAAGAAAGGTCCGAGGTATACCGCGCCTATAATTCCAAGTTCCCTATTCACTGTAATATTCTTAGCACTTTCCGGGGGTTTGATTTATTGAAAAGTGATTTGAATATTAAGTATCGCCCTCTCATGATTACCAAACGGTAGCAAGAGCCAGCCACAAACTATTCTTATCAGCAACATACGTTAAACATTGTTTCTCAGATGTGCCGCCGGAAACTGTCGCTTTAACTTCGCCACAGAATACCGGTATATAAAGGGTTTACCCTTCCAAAACCTTACACTGGCCATGAAAGACGTTGTAGCGGAGGGCTATGGAATAATTGTGACCACACGAGGTCGTTTAACGTTCACGGACATCACATAGAACACGGACCGCTTTCTTACATAGTTAATCGCTTCTGTGACGCCCGACCGTCCCTCCGAAAGGAACAAAACATTATAAATAAGGCTAAGATGAATTAAAAAAGGAGCCGAAATCTCCTGCTGAAGAATATGGAATATATGAATTTAAAATTCTTATTATACAAAGAAGTCAGTATTCACGCAAGACATAACAATTAAAGTACTTAGAGAGGTGCTGTTGCTTTTACTGCTGTTTTTTAATGAACGAAGACCATTAATTAGCGCTAACTCGAAAAGTGCAATTGTATTTTCTAGCATGAGGTGATGAATGAAATTAAGAGTAGGTAAGGTAAGCGTCGCATCTTTTACTTGCTGCGTTGCTCTTTGAAGAGGCGCTGCATTCACACTACTTTTTGCTTCTGTTCCCTCCAAATTCGTGTTTGAGTTGACTGTATGAGGGTGACACAGAATTAGCTTTGTCACCCACGTTGTGATATATAATGTTATGTCTGCATAAACGTTTCACTTCAGCAAAAAGTACATATTTACGCTTCCACCATGGCAGGAGAAAGACGTTGTAGTGATGCCTAGTCCTCGGataggatcatcatcatcagcctgactacacccactacagggcaaaggcctctcatgtctctccagttaacactgtcctttgcccgCGACACCCACCATATATGCCTGAAAACTTCCTAGTCTCATCCGCGCACCTTACCTTGTGTCGTGcaccccgtgctacgcttgccttcctttGGAATCCACTGGGTTACCcctaaagaccagcggttatcttgccttcgcataacatgacctgtccaagcccatttcttcctctttgatttcgactaggatgtcactaacccgcgccTCTTCTcttacccactctgcctgcttccggtctcttaatgttacacatattatttctttccatggatcgctgcgttgcccttaacttaagctgtaccCTTTTCATTAGTCTCCACTTTTCTACCCAGTGAGTAAAATGTGATGTATGCATAAACATTTCACGGCTGCAAAAAGTACTTACGCTTCCACCATGGGAGAAGAGTGACGCTGTAGTAAGACCTAGTCCCCGGGTAGGGTTTGCCTGCGTAAAATGTACGCGGAAATTTTAAGTTAGCGTTGGAAGTGGAACGTATGAGGTGTTACTAATGTAGATACTAGAAGAGAAGTTGCTTTTAGTGCAGTAGTTCTTATGACTTTGACGCGTACTTATAAATTAGGTTTgtgaagttttattgaaaaaaaaatgccgcaccATTAAACATGATTTCAACCAAATCCGGCATGCTCATTTCTTTATCCTCGTTGCCAGATGAAAAAGGTCCGAAATGTGAGGGTCAAACAGAACATCGTACTACTTGAATTTCCTAGGGTTAGTGGAAAATTCTCGCTTAGAGTGTAGAAATATAAGAATTCACAGTAAGACACAGACTAGAGCGTGGTTCTTATGGAAGCTACAGCCGCCGGTATTTGTACACCAAAAAAAACGCGTTCTCCGATCACACACTACGCAAGACCATCGAATTGTCACGTGACAGATTGCACAGGTCCTCCTGGCAGAGAATTAGGATTCTGGAGGTATAAGGTCGGTCTCTGCGACTTATCTACTCACTGACACAGCATCCCTTTGTAACTACGCTGGCGCGCACAAGAGCCGCACGTCTCCTGCTCATAGCAACGTGGAATTTTGAAGAACCCGGCAGAAAACCTTGAACTACTCGATGAAGACTGCGGAAACGCATGAACTGGTGCTGTTTACAGATTGGGCTGCTCAGTGGGACTGTCACTGTAGATCCGACTTCCGCGTTTGAGGAAGAAGCTTTAGGGCGTTGGTGTTGTGCTGGTGGTTTGCTTTCGAAAACATCCCCACAAGATGGATATTGCAACGCATAATaattatatttattctcattaggGTGAATAAAACGGCTAGACGATCCTCAGTGGACAGCTTGAATGCACTAGAAGCCAACTGTTCATGATAATCGAGGTTGACGCACTAGAGTTTATTATATCGAATGTGTTACACACTTATGTTCGTTATGTACGCATCCAACACGCTAAGTTCGTTAAATGTGAGGTCAACACATAATAGTTCGGTATATCCTAGGCTCTTCAACGAAAGTTTGTTATAAGCGAACTAGCATGTTAGGTTGCATTCTATGGTTTGTTGTATTCGAGGCAGTACACAAATTTCGTTTTATACGAGGTGGACACACGTCTACGCCTGATGGCGGTCGCCATTTCCGCCTGAACTAGTCCTTTTAATGCTAAGACATTATATTATTAAGGTGTGTGGACTCCAAACCTAAACTGGATCTTTTGTCACCTTCCACTGAGCTGGAGAATCAAAAGTCAGATACTTGCCGCGACCCCCTGTCCACAGTTTGAGCGCGCATCGCATGCAAAGCAACCCGGCAGTGTGGCAACTCGAGCCCGAAAGCACACAACGTACTCTGCCGGGAGCTCACGCTCCTCACTTCATTGTAAGGTTTGCGCAGCCAATGCGACGGTAAAGAGAACGAAATACTAGCCTGGGGTATACGTAGTTCTAGAAAAATGCCTCTTTATAAACAGCTATCGCCGTAATGGGCGGTGAGAATTAAGATGTAGTTATCATAAAATATTCTGTAGCAATGATTTAATTGACGCTATGTTTATGAAACTTAGCATATATGCCGTACAGAAGTTGTAGTTGCAACAGTGGTTAAAACTTGACAAATTGTGAAATTTATTTAAATTTAGTTAAATTATAATTTTAAATTGACTTTTTAAATTGAAAAGTAAACAAAGAGTAGTTTGTTTTTTATAATAAAGGCTGATTATTCTGGAAACAGTTCTCTAGCACATACGTGCTTTATTGCACTTATAATTTCCGTGATGTGCTCAAGACCACTACAGAGAAAAAGGTTGAAGTGTGTAAAATAAAAGCATAAAAGcttagaaaatttaaaaaaaaatttaagctgTTTTGTACTTACAGCATACACCTGTTCATCAGTTGTGCTAAATGTCGTTGGCACAGCTTTTGAGTATACCACTGCTTTGGTGGAATATTATCCAATTACAGTTTGTAAAGTATAATCTCAGCTTAAGATGTCTCAGAGCAAGAAAAAATCCCCATCATTTAAATAGGAGCCATTGGCACTTAATTTgggtccattaaaaaaaaagacgagcgCTTCGTCTTGCTCTGAACGAAAACGTTTCCGCGCTACATGCAGAGTGCGGCCCGTAAAGAAACCCCACAGAGTTTGTCTTTTTCATCCAGGCCGTGTATTTCTACTCTATGTTACTGCACCACAAAGCTTGCTGCTCGGTGCCCGCACTGTTCGAAATGAGTtgtgcctgcattgcgttctttttttcttccaagctACATGACAGTATTTTACGTTTATTCATAGGGTGTCTATCACGTAGCCAACATATCTTAATAGTGCGTTCTTAATTCTGAATTCTTAAAATTATTAACTAAATTAAATGGTTCGAGTGTACTCAAAAGCTACCCAGCGCACCGAGTGCTGACGAGGGGCCTGGGCTTTTTTTTGTATGTGCTTTCGTTCGACGATTACTACTCAGATACAAACTTTTGGTCGAGTTGCTGACAGTGAAGCAATAAATAGAGCTCCGAAGACGCTGACGTTAGAGCGAATCCCAGTTTTCTGTGCACACACCCATTGCAGACCTCGGCTCATGGTGCAGACTGAGAGCACAAAGAAAGAAACTTGCCGGACGCTGGTTTTTTGCAAGGCATGAAAGTTTGTATTTCATGAtgccttggtttttttttttactccctgaTAATTTACAGGATCTGAATGAACGTATTTTGCACGGCACTGAAGTGCAGGCTGCTTACCTTCCTTCCGTGGTATGCCACCTGGATAGACAGCCGGGGAACTGTTTGCTGCCAAAGAATCCGTCAGCTGCAGGTGGTGCATAAAGTTTTGGAGTGAAATCAATAGTTAGCAGCGAATTAAAAATAGTTTTCGCACACAATGACATCGGCTACTGGATCtactacccaagcagcacagtgCTCTAAAGGACCAGAGTAAAGCCATCTATTTCCAATGATAGGCAGATTATCTGCTATGCTTATGTTACAGAACACTGCATGTAGAGCTTTAATGAAGTGCCTCTGTACTCTTTCTTCAA
This region of Amblyomma americanum isolate KBUSLIRL-KWMA chromosome 5, ASM5285725v1, whole genome shotgun sequence genomic DNA includes:
- the LOC144134148 gene encoding colostrum trypsin inhibitor-like, which encodes MHHLQLTDSLAANSSPAVYPGGIPRKEGKPYPGTRSYYSVTLLPWWKLSQPAVCSEPKVVGPCEAAMSRFFYNATSQACEHFVYGGCRGNGNNFRTEQECQETCEPHQVVLPRA